In Camelina sativa cultivar DH55 chromosome 13, Cs, whole genome shotgun sequence, the genomic window TTCCTTCTCACTTCatcttttaatttcatttatttttcgtTATTCCCTATTTTATTCCCCTTTCttattttttcgatttttttgggaaaacaaaatcaaataatttattttcgtCTTTTAGCTTATAGTGTTAACAAGGTTTGACAAATTGAAAGTTTCTTCATTTGTTTTCAAGATTTGTTAATAACTAAATCGTAGAAGTAAGTAGAAATTAGATTTTGTATAAGATTTGTACTTTGCACACCGACACACATGATCAGTGGGTTGGATAGTTCATCAGTCTAAACTTGTGATATTAGTTAAATATGCAGTTAAAaattgacatttttattttgatttttgagataGATTTGCTgagtgtatatattatataagtgACACATATTGAgcaattttaattattgtagttatatacttctatatatatacactcatcTGACAAAAAGTAGTTTGTAATTTTCTGTTTGTATTCCATCTTATCAAACTATTGATGGACGTGTTTGTATCTGTTGTCTGAAAGATAGATAATTCCATGTTTTGTGCAGACGCATTATGTACTGTTGCTGTGCTCTTTCAAAGAACAATTGCAACAGCATGTTCGTGTTCATGCAATGGAAGCTGTTATGGCTTGTTGGGAGATTGAGCAGTCTCTTCAAAGCTTTACAGGTTAGTTTTATCGTAAGAGTTTAACATTAATTTGCATTTAGCTGTAATGATAATTAACTCTTGCACAAAGACACCAGTTAGTAAAGTACTTTGCTTTCTAATCTCAATGCTGTTTTATGGTCCTGATTTCTTAAggatttaacatttttttgttgggCGTGAGACAGGAGTGTCTCCTGGTGAAGGCACAGGAGCAACAATGtctgaggatgaagatgagCAAGTTGAGAGTGATGCTCATTTGTTTGATGGAAGCTTAGATGGGCTAGGGTTTGGTCCACTGGTTCCTACTGAGAGTGAAAGATCTTTGATGGAACGAGTCAGACAAGAACTCAAACATGAACTCAAACAGGTAACTACCGATATATACTATCTCCATCCTTTATACATTGTTTGGTCTATAAAGTTAGATTTCCCCATAAGACCAATTATAGCGTATCCTTCATGCTTCTTTATAATTTTAGCCCAAACAAAAGATGCTTCTGTTAGTTCAGTCCAATCAATCAAGAACTTGCAAACCTGTATTTCTGATCTTCTCAAAGACGatcaatatatacatttttatcacTTTTGTGCCAAGAAAGCTTGTTTGATGAGCTAGTCAGTTTACAACATTTACGTACCCTCGACACTTATATATGCATCAAATTTTTGTGGTTCACCTATAGTTAGCTTGATCTAACGATATAGAACGATATTTTTGTGAAAAGGGTTACAAGGAGAAAATTGTAGACATAAGAGAGGAGATACTGAGAAAGAGAAGGGCTGGAAAATTACCAGGAGACACCACCTCTGTTCTCAAATCATGGTGGCAATCTCATTCTAAGTGGCCTTACCCTACTGTGAGTTCActcttttttaccttttttcttttttcttttcaaccacTCACATGAACACGCGTAAAGGTTCTCTAGTAATTCTCTCCCACAAATCTTGTACTACATCATTTTCACGACTTCACTTGCCTTCTCAATTTTCCTATATTAAGTTTTCAACGAATGAGACAACTTTTGGCAGGAGGAAGACAAGGCGAGGTTGGTGCAAGAGACGGGTTTGCAGCTCAAACAGATAAACAATTGGTTCATcaatcaaagaaaaaggaattggCATAGCAATCCATCTTCTTCTACCGTCTCAAAGAACAAACGCAGAAGGTACTTCACACGAACAAAACTTTGTAGAAAGAGTTATTTTATTCAAGATTAGACAATATAATAGCAAACGACGACAAGATAcaatatttgaaatatatatgttaggTGTGACAAAGTTTAGCTTGTTTAGGTATTGTTAGACTAAATTTGGAGAGTTATCTTTATGAAGCAATGCAGGTGAAAATAGCGGAAGAGAGCGTTGATGTCACTTTGAAGCTTGCATGGATAGCTTGATAGAAAGTTGGAGACATGAAGACAAAAAATTCTTACACAAAACAAACGTAGAACGTAACTTTTGTGCCATTACATGGTATGACTTccatatttcataattattagaGAACACGCAGAACCCAAAAGCACGATTTGTAATATGAAATTTTAGATGGAATTTCTGATAAGATCGTCACTGCAATCTCCACCACCAAtccatcatcatatatatattcttgtgaATAACATGGAGTTTTCTCTTTAGCATTTGTGCAATCATTGGCCGTTATATAGCCTGATGGGTAATTTTTCTTAAGTGATGTTCTCAGgggtttccttaatttgttttgtgaGTTGAACCACGTATTTATTATGTTACATTATTTGTTAACCCTAATACCAAAATATGATACGGCCAAACTCCGTGTTATTGCATTCGGAGCTGCAAAGGTCGTCGGCAAAAACGACCGAATGAGATGTTCTCTGCTGTtgtcaaaattactaaaacaTTATGATCAGTTTTCCCATTTTGGcccatcttcttcattttccaTTATGGGCCTCGTCGTCCCCCTCTACGTACCTTGCAGGGTTTACAAAACTAGTTCATCTGAAAAACGCCGACGTTTCATACGTTGTCCTCTTGTCTCTAAGGACGTCATTTAGATTTTGACGATATGCTGTAGGACACTATTAGCACTTTTTATTCTTGTTAAGTAACAAGTGCTATGGCCTATATGGATTTTGAACGATAACGATCcatactttttttaatttgggtaGGGACGTAGGGTTCTCCATCCATACTACATATACAATTAAGtctcttttttacttatttaatcaAGGTggtgaaataacaaaaacattagCAAAAACCACTAATTTTGGTCCATAGCCATCTAAGATCATGAACAATCCAAATTTCAGATTATTTGTAactaataagaaacaaaattcaaatcaattttgcattgttcatgaTCTTATATATGTGAGGCTACTATATAtgaaccaatatatatataatcttaatgGTTTGGTTTTGCTTCAATTATAATTTTCCATAGAGATAGATGGACGAGTGGTGAGAGTTGAGAGAGACTCTTGTCAGCGGAATAAGATTGCATGACACGGCATTCTGAACGTTGTGGGGTTTCCTGATTGGTCTTGTCCTCTACTTACATGACAGTCATATGAGAGGAGCGCTTATATATAGCTGGCTGGCCCAATCATAAAAGACAGCTAGCTCTGTGTTATCCGTTATGTGGCAGCAGCGACGAAACAATtgcattgcttcttcttcttctctctttttttttttgtcattatgGATAATAACCCACTATTGCTGAAGATATCAAAGATTCGTTATCTGAAAGTGAcgcagaaaacacaaaaaaagtacaaataaaaagTGTTAGTGGGTAATTGGAGAGGATATATATTATAGAGAATAAAACAGAGAGGACGACAAAGAAGTTCAATAATATTCTCTCTATAGTTTATTATCATGCGCTTCGTTATGTTACAC contains:
- the LOC104735121 gene encoding homeobox protein knotted-1-like 4 isoform X2 is translated as MAFHNNHFNHFTDQQQQHQPHPPPPSQQQQQQHFHESAPPNWLLRSDNNFLNLQTAAATSSDSPSSAAANQWLSRSSSFLQRGGGTGANNNATGSGDVVEDVTTGGEESMIGEKKEAERWQNAKHKAEVLSHPLYEQLLSAHVACLRIATPVDQLPRIDAQLAQSQNVVAKYSTLDTAQGLLPGDDKELDHFMTHYVLLLCSFKEQLQQHVRVHAMEAVMACWEIEQSLQSFTGVSPGEGTGATMSEDEDEQVESDAHLFDGSLDGLGFGPLVPTESERSLMERVRQELKHELKQGYKEKIVDIREEILRKRRAGKLPGDTTSVLKSWWQSHSKWPYPTEEDKARLVQETGLQLKQINNWFINQRKRNWHSNPSSSTVSKNKRRR
- the LOC104735121 gene encoding homeobox protein knotted-1-like 4 isoform X1 produces the protein MAFHNNHFNHFTDQQQQHQPHPPPPSQQQQQQHFHESAPPNWLLRSDNNFLNLQTAAATSSDSPSSAAANQWLSRSSSFLQRGGGTGANNNATGSGDVVEDVTTGGEESMIGEKKEAERWQNAKHKAEVLSHPLYEQLLSAHVACLRIATPVDQLPRIDAQLAQSQNVVAKYSTLDTAQGLLPGDDKELDHFMTHYVLLLCSFKEQLQQHVRVHAMEAVMACWEIEQSLQSFTGVSPGEGTGATMSEDEDEQVESDAHLFDGSLDGLGFGPLVPTESERSLMERVRQELKHELKQGYKEKIVDIREEILRKRRAGKLPGDTTSVLKSWWQSHSKWPYPTEEDKARLVQETGLQLKQINNWFINQRKRNWHSNPSSSTVSKNKRRSNAGENSGRER